In Candidatus Contubernalis alkalaceticus, the following proteins share a genomic window:
- the cdhD gene encoding CO dehydrogenase/acetyl-CoA synthase subunit delta translates to MKILERRVIMAFTPLKEKYRNKVAQITLGATADQGGTRTSTVTIGGEEALPFLHFEGTIANKPVVALEVWDIAPTEWNSCFDQYYGDVYNDTAAWAKKCVEEYGAEVICLRFKGADPDLGDKSPEDCVATLKAVLGAVGVPLIVLGCGKYEKDNALFPAIAEAGEGENLLLGVGEQENYKTLTAAALGYKHAIIAQSPIDINIAKQLNILIGEMNFDTSRIVMDPTIASLGYGIEYGYSIMQRARFGALTGDKAMANPMIGNVGFEAWRAKEANASQEDFPGWGDQETRGIMWEATTATALISAGLGIAVLRHPKTVALVKKSIDALMVPSAY, encoded by the coding sequence ATTAAGATTTTAGAAAGGAGAGTTATAATGGCTTTTACACCGTTAAAAGAGAAATACAGAAATAAAGTAGCACAGATTACCCTGGGAGCCACCGCTGACCAGGGCGGCACCAGGACTTCTACCGTAACCATTGGCGGGGAAGAAGCGCTTCCTTTCCTTCATTTTGAAGGAACCATTGCCAACAAGCCGGTAGTTGCTTTAGAAGTATGGGATATTGCTCCCACGGAGTGGAATAGTTGTTTTGACCAGTATTATGGAGATGTTTACAACGATACCGCTGCATGGGCTAAGAAGTGTGTGGAGGAGTACGGCGCAGAAGTGATCTGCTTGAGGTTCAAGGGTGCTGACCCCGATCTTGGAGATAAATCTCCTGAGGATTGTGTAGCTACCTTGAAAGCCGTTCTGGGTGCAGTTGGGGTTCCCCTGATTGTCCTGGGCTGTGGTAAATATGAGAAAGACAATGCTCTTTTCCCAGCCATAGCAGAAGCCGGCGAAGGCGAAAACCTGCTTTTGGGTGTAGGCGAACAGGAAAATTACAAGACCCTGACCGCCGCTGCACTGGGTTATAAACATGCTATCATCGCCCAGTCTCCCATCGATATCAACATTGCCAAGCAGCTGAATATTCTGATTGGTGAGATGAACTTTGACACCTCCAGAATTGTAATGGATCCCACCATTGCTTCCCTGGGTTACGGAATTGAATACGGATATTCCATCATGCAGCGGGCCCGATTTGGCGCGCTGACCGGGGACAAGGCTATGGCCAACCCCATGATTGGAAACGTAGGTTTTGAGGCCTGGAGAGCCAAGGAAGCCAATGCTAGTCAAGAAGATTTTCCTGGTTGGGGCGATCAGGAGACCAGAGGTATCATGTGGGAAGCAACTACTGCTACCGCTTTGATTTCAGCCGGCCTGGGTATTGCTGTATTACGTCATCCCAAGACAGTGGCACTGGTCAAGAAGAGTATTGATGCTTTGATGGTTCCATCCGCCTATTAA
- the acsC gene encoding acetyl-CoA decarbonylase/synthase complex subunit gamma: MGLTGLQIFKLLPKTNCKECGVATCMAFAMALANSKASLDQCPYVSDEAKEQLDAAAAPPIKKVTLGAGDFVRTMGDETELFRHDKKFFNETVIAIMVDDTEDVAAKAESFDKKVYERVGLTFYTDALAIINASGDAGKFKAAVEAAMGKTNRVLVLCSEDADAMAAAVEAAADRKPLICSATAANFDKMVELAVSKGCPLSVKGANLEEAVELATKAAAAGAKEVVIDSGSRQVSQTVADLTQLRRQALKRTKGFGFPAMAVVTAEDPMDQVVEAVSYMSNYAGLIALKADDDALLLPLMAWRQNLYTDPQKPIAVEPGLKEIGDVTPDSPVYTTTNFSLTYYIVEGEVEASKVPSYILSVDTDGISVLTGFAAGKFTGDTIAAAIKETGLEEKVNHKNIVIPGGVAVISGKLEDASGWKAMVGPREASGIPKFVRENFAK; encoded by the coding sequence ATGGGTTTAACAGGTCTACAAATTTTTAAACTTCTACCCAAGACCAACTGCAAAGAATGTGGTGTTGCCACATGTATGGCTTTTGCTATGGCTCTTGCAAACTCAAAAGCTTCCTTAGATCAGTGTCCTTACGTGTCTGATGAAGCAAAAGAGCAGTTAGATGCTGCTGCTGCACCTCCAATCAAGAAGGTTACACTGGGTGCCGGCGACTTTGTAAGGACTATGGGGGATGAGACAGAACTCTTCCGTCATGACAAGAAGTTCTTCAATGAAACCGTTATCGCAATTATGGTAGATGATACTGAGGATGTCGCCGCCAAGGCTGAGTCCTTCGACAAAAAGGTATATGAAAGAGTTGGACTTACCTTCTATACCGATGCTCTTGCTATTATTAATGCTTCCGGAGATGCCGGAAAATTTAAGGCTGCTGTAGAGGCTGCCATGGGCAAGACCAATCGTGTACTGGTATTATGTTCTGAGGATGCCGATGCCATGGCTGCTGCTGTTGAAGCCGCCGCTGACCGTAAGCCTCTGATTTGTTCAGCTACTGCTGCAAACTTTGATAAGATGGTTGAACTGGCCGTCTCCAAGGGTTGCCCTCTGTCAGTTAAGGGAGCTAACTTAGAGGAAGCCGTTGAACTGGCAACCAAAGCTGCTGCTGCCGGTGCTAAAGAAGTGGTAATCGACAGTGGTTCCCGTCAGGTATCCCAAACAGTGGCTGATCTTACTCAGCTTCGCCGTCAGGCACTGAAGAGGACCAAAGGATTTGGATTCCCCGCTATGGCTGTAGTAACTGCAGAAGATCCCATGGATCAAGTAGTTGAGGCAGTTTCCTATATGTCCAACTATGCCGGACTGATTGCGCTGAAGGCTGATGATGATGCCCTTCTGCTGCCCCTGATGGCATGGAGACAGAACCTGTACACAGATCCTCAAAAGCCCATCGCTGTTGAGCCTGGCCTAAAGGAAATAGGTGATGTAACTCCGGATTCCCCGGTTTATACCACCACCAACTTCTCACTGACCTACTATATTGTGGAGGGTGAAGTGGAAGCCAGCAAGGTTCCTTCTTACATTCTTTCTGTAGATACCGATGGTATTTCGGTTCTTACCGGATTTGCCGCCGGCAAATTTACCGGCGATACCATTGCTGCGGCCATTAAGGAAACCGGTTTAGAAGAGAAGGTTAATCATAAGAATATTGTAATTCCCGGTGGAGTAGCTGTAATCAGCGGTAAGTTGGAAGATGCTTCCGGCTGGAAAGCAATGGTTGGTCCAAGGGAAGCTTCCGGTATACCCAAGTTTGTCCGGGAGAACTTTGCAAAATAA
- the acsB gene encoding acetyl-CoA decarbonylase/synthase complex subunit alpha/beta codes for MNFEQIYNEAEEAIKDNPPTRLFQRAINGAIIACSYAEILLSKALAEFGPDAKVGYPDTAYFLPVIRSLSGEEITELGQLPPILNRMRAQVNESDVSFNMARLAGETTAYAAEIIETVNYLRYGHRHVDPYTGFIEDPIMRKYGILMVDWTIPGEAVIVGKARTSEDAGNLARELMGKGMMNFFCNEVCEQVLEAKVKVGKDFFQFPLGNFTQVIHVVNYALRAGIAFAGIDPGLREQHREYQRKRIMAFVLHLGEIDDVQVAAHFAAIFLGFPVICDTELPEDHQIPGWYESHPDYDTLVSYAMELRGIKIKILDIPVPIAIGPSFEGETIRRADMHAELGGPKASGFEIVRSVGADDIEDGKITVEGPDLDAIEVGGRLPIGIWVKVYGKKMQDDFEGVLERRLHDFINFGEGLFHMGQRDINWIRVSNEAFEKGFRVSHFGEIILAKMKNEFPAIVDRVEIGLYTDQAKVDELLAQAKEVYATRDQRLAELSDESVDTFYSCILCQSFAPAQVCVVSPDRTGLCGAVSWLDGRAAYEIDANGPCRPIDVSAAPIDAEKGQWQAVNEYVYENSQRKTETLNLYSIMEYPMTSCGCFEAIAAIVPEANGVMVTTRDHGGDTPCGMNFSTLAGSVGGGMQTPGFMGHSKGYLLSDKFVKAEGGLARLVWIPKSLKEQLGEDLVKVAVKQGLGEDFVDKIADETVGTTAEEILGFLEEKGHPALTMDSMF; via the coding sequence CTGAATTTTGAACAGATTTATAATGAAGCAGAAGAGGCGATTAAGGATAATCCCCCGACGCGCCTGTTCCAGCGGGCTATCAATGGAGCAATTATTGCCTGCAGTTACGCTGAAATTCTATTAAGTAAAGCCTTGGCCGAGTTTGGTCCGGATGCAAAAGTAGGTTATCCTGATACCGCTTATTTTCTACCGGTAATACGGTCCCTCAGTGGTGAGGAAATTACTGAACTGGGACAATTACCCCCTATCCTGAACCGGATGCGTGCCCAAGTTAATGAAAGTGACGTAAGCTTTAACATGGCCCGGTTGGCTGGTGAAACTACCGCCTATGCCGCGGAAATTATTGAAACGGTAAACTATCTGAGATATGGTCACAGGCATGTTGATCCATATACAGGTTTTATTGAAGACCCCATTATGAGGAAATATGGTATTTTGATGGTGGACTGGACCATCCCCGGTGAAGCAGTTATCGTGGGTAAGGCCAGGACCTCGGAAGATGCCGGCAACTTAGCCAGGGAACTGATGGGCAAAGGTATGATGAACTTCTTCTGTAACGAAGTATGTGAGCAGGTGCTTGAAGCTAAGGTTAAAGTTGGTAAGGATTTCTTCCAGTTCCCACTGGGCAACTTTACCCAGGTTATCCACGTGGTTAACTATGCTCTCCGTGCCGGTATTGCTTTTGCGGGTATTGACCCCGGCTTAAGGGAACAGCACAGAGAATACCAGCGTAAACGTATCATGGCTTTTGTCCTTCACCTGGGAGAAATTGATGATGTGCAAGTAGCTGCACACTTTGCTGCTATATTCCTGGGCTTCCCGGTTATTTGCGACACTGAGCTGCCCGAAGATCATCAAATTCCAGGCTGGTATGAGTCCCATCCCGATTACGATACCCTGGTTTCCTATGCTATGGAACTTCGGGGCATCAAGATTAAGATTCTAGATATTCCTGTTCCCATCGCTATCGGCCCATCCTTCGAAGGTGAAACCATTCGTAGAGCCGACATGCATGCTGAACTGGGCGGACCCAAAGCCTCCGGTTTTGAAATTGTTCGTTCCGTGGGAGCCGATGATATTGAAGATGGCAAAATTACCGTGGAAGGCCCTGACCTGGATGCCATTGAAGTGGGTGGACGGCTGCCCATCGGAATATGGGTCAAGGTTTACGGCAAAAAGATGCAGGACGATTTCGAAGGGGTTCTGGAGCGCCGTCTCCACGACTTTATTAACTTCGGTGAAGGCCTGTTCCATATGGGTCAGAGGGATATCAACTGGATCCGTGTAAGTAATGAAGCTTTTGAGAAGGGCTTCCGCGTAAGCCATTTCGGTGAAATCATTCTGGCTAAAATGAAGAATGAATTCCCCGCTATTGTGGACCGGGTAGAAATTGGCCTTTATACCGACCAGGCAAAAGTTGATGAACTTTTAGCCCAGGCTAAAGAAGTTTATGCAACCAGGGATCAGCGGTTGGCCGAGCTCAGCGATGAGTCTGTGGATACCTTCTACTCCTGTATACTTTGTCAGTCCTTTGCCCCGGCTCAGGTCTGTGTAGTTTCTCCTGACCGAACCGGCCTATGTGGTGCGGTTAGCTGGTTGGATGGACGGGCTGCTTATGAAATTGATGCCAACGGCCCCTGCCGTCCCATCGATGTCAGTGCGGCTCCCATTGATGCCGAGAAGGGCCAATGGCAGGCTGTAAATGAATATGTCTATGAAAATTCCCAGCGGAAGACTGAAACTCTGAACCTTTACTCCATCATGGAATATCCCATGACTTCCTGCGGATGTTTCGAAGCTATTGCCGCAATCGTTCCCGAGGCCAACGGTGTTATGGTCACTACCCGGGATCACGGTGGAGACACCCCCTGTGGAATGAACTTTTCCACTCTGGCCGGTTCTGTGGGCGGCGGTATGCAGACCCCCGGATTCATGGGCCACTCCAAAGGGTATCTTCTCAGCGATAAGTTCGTCAAGGCTGAAGGCGGCCTGGCCAGACTGGTCTGGATTCCTAAATCCTTGAAGGAACAGCTGGGTGAAGACCTGGTGAAAGTTGCTGTAAAGCAGGGTCTGGGAGAAGACTTTGTGGATAAGATTGCCGACGAGACCGTGGGCACCACCGCAGAGGAAATTCTGGGCTTCTTAGAGGAAAAAGGACATCCCGCTTTAACTATGGATTCCATGTTTTAA
- the cooS gene encoding anaerobic carbon-monoxide dehydrogenase catalytic subunit, with amino-acid sequence MSAKKAKDFKNTSDPAALEILEQIEDKGYDTAFQRYLDQQPQCNYGSTGVCCRICLNGPCRITKKAPKGVCGATAYTIVARGIARAVAGGCSAHSDHGRHVAETLLEVAEGHAKDYKITDSDKLKRVADRVGISYEGKDDNTLAAEVAKLALEDFGTYKGVPPVWLSTTITEGRMKKFNECNILPANINGSVVEILHQTHIGVDADPVNIIFGALKTALCDYTGMHIATDLTDVLFGTPKPVKSEANMGVIDPEMVNLVVHGHNPLLSEMVVKAAKEMKADAEAAGAKGVKCMGICCTGNEVLMRQGVPIVTSYASQELIMMTGAIDAYVVDVQCIMPGLRAVSECFHTRIITTSSISKIPGSYHIAYNEKYAMENAKDVVRTAIAAYKERKPGVVNIPKVVKDVIAGFSFEAMMDIFASVNKENPIRVLNDAIMEGQVKGVALMAGCNNLKAKQDDGHNTIAKELAKNNVFVVATGCAAQSYAKEGLLSSAAIDEYAGDGLKAFLKKLSDASGVELPLVFHMGSCVDNSRCYDLATAMANDMGVDVPRIPYVGSAPEAMSEKAVSIGSWVVALGLPCHVGVWPPIEGSPLVNDVAQLIAHDVYGGFFYFETDPNIAAEKLLYHLDYRAWKLKVQKATAEKLGTDLIHLW; translated from the coding sequence ATGTCTGCTAAAAAAGCAAAAGACTTTAAAAACACTTCAGATCCAGCGGCTCTGGAAATCCTGGAGCAGATTGAGGACAAGGGTTACGATACGGCGTTTCAGCGGTATCTGGATCAGCAGCCTCAGTGTAACTATGGAAGTACCGGTGTCTGTTGTAGAATCTGTTTGAACGGACCCTGCCGGATTACCAAGAAGGCTCCTAAGGGTGTTTGTGGTGCCACCGCCTACACCATTGTAGCCCGTGGTATTGCCCGGGCAGTAGCCGGCGGTTGTTCCGCCCACTCCGACCACGGCCGTCATGTAGCGGAGACACTGTTAGAAGTAGCGGAAGGACATGCTAAAGACTATAAGATTACGGATTCCGATAAGTTAAAGAGGGTTGCCGACAGAGTAGGTATCAGCTACGAAGGCAAAGACGATAACACTCTGGCTGCAGAAGTAGCCAAGCTGGCCCTGGAAGATTTCGGAACCTACAAAGGCGTGCCTCCCGTATGGTTGAGCACCACCATCACCGAAGGCCGCATGAAGAAGTTCAATGAATGTAATATCCTTCCTGCCAATATCAACGGTTCTGTAGTGGAAATCCTTCACCAGACCCATATTGGTGTGGACGCCGACCCCGTAAACATTATCTTCGGGGCACTTAAGACAGCGCTTTGCGATTACACCGGCATGCATATTGCTACCGATTTGACCGACGTGCTCTTCGGAACACCTAAGCCTGTTAAGTCAGAGGCCAACATGGGAGTTATTGATCCCGAGATGGTTAACCTGGTAGTTCACGGCCACAACCCGCTTTTGAGTGAAATGGTAGTAAAGGCTGCCAAGGAAATGAAGGCAGACGCAGAAGCTGCAGGAGCCAAAGGTGTTAAGTGCATGGGTATCTGCTGCACCGGTAACGAAGTATTAATGCGGCAGGGTGTTCCCATTGTGACCAGCTATGCCTCTCAGGAATTGATTATGATGACCGGAGCAATTGACGCCTATGTGGTGGACGTACAGTGCATCATGCCGGGTCTTCGGGCGGTATCCGAGTGTTTCCATACCCGGATTATCACCACCTCTTCAATCTCAAAGATTCCCGGATCCTATCATATCGCCTATAACGAAAAGTATGCCATGGAAAACGCAAAAGACGTAGTTCGCACCGCTATCGCTGCTTATAAAGAGCGTAAGCCCGGCGTAGTTAATATTCCTAAGGTTGTTAAAGATGTTATTGCCGGATTCAGCTTCGAAGCCATGATGGATATTTTTGCTTCTGTCAATAAAGAGAACCCCATCCGGGTGCTGAATGATGCCATTATGGAAGGCCAGGTAAAAGGTGTGGCTTTGATGGCCGGCTGTAATAACCTGAAGGCTAAGCAGGACGATGGCCACAACACCATAGCCAAAGAACTGGCTAAGAACAATGTATTTGTCGTAGCCACCGGCTGTGCCGCCCAATCTTATGCTAAAGAAGGCCTGCTGAGTTCAGCAGCCATCGATGAGTATGCTGGAGACGGCCTGAAGGCCTTCTTGAAGAAGCTTTCCGACGCCAGCGGCGTAGAGCTTCCCTTAGTATTCCACATGGGTTCCTGCGTGGACAACAGCCGTTGTTATGACCTGGCAACCGCCATGGCCAATGACATGGGCGTAGACGTACCTCGGATTCCTTATGTAGGAAGCGCACCGGAAGCCATGAGTGAAAAAGCGGTTTCCATCGGTTCCTGGGTAGTTGCCTTAGGCCTGCCCTGTCACGTAGGTGTATGGCCTCCCATCGAAGGAAGCCCATTGGTAAATGATGTGGCTCAGCTGATTGCCCATGATGTATACGGCGGATTCTTCTACTTCGAAACCGACCCCAACATTGCGGCGGAAAAACTGCTGTACCACCTGGATTATCGTGCCTGGAAACTGAAAGTACAAAAGGCCACTGCTGAGAAACTCGGCACCGACCTGATTCATCTTTGGTAG
- a CDS encoding ATP-binding protein, translating into MKIAVSGKGGVGKTTVAANLVKAFLNDGYNVYAVDADPDISLGQTLGFPSEELANLTPLVELNEVIDKKTTGGGGLFFDLNPDVDDVIENYSIAKDKVRLLRMGGIKQGGSACYCKENTFLNAVLNSLLFDKNDVVILDMSAGIEHLTRGTSDGVDTMIIVTEPTKVSVQTAKVVQKLAQDLGIRKIKVLGNKIRHSKEEEFIRAQFTEDELIGVLKFDEGVWETAMAEEKGVLAEEELLPNLEGVYKKILEEVKI; encoded by the coding sequence GTGAAGATAGCCGTATCCGGAAAAGGCGGTGTAGGCAAAACAACTGTAGCAGCAAACCTGGTTAAAGCTTTTTTAAATGATGGTTATAATGTATACGCCGTAGACGCTGATCCTGATATAAGCCTGGGGCAAACTCTTGGTTTCCCCTCGGAGGAATTGGCTAATTTGACTCCCTTAGTTGAACTAAATGAAGTTATTGACAAAAAAACGACGGGTGGAGGGGGCCTTTTCTTTGACCTGAACCCTGATGTTGACGATGTAATTGAAAATTACAGTATTGCTAAGGATAAGGTGAGACTGCTGAGGATGGGCGGCATAAAACAGGGAGGTTCAGCCTGCTACTGCAAGGAGAATACCTTCCTTAATGCTGTACTGAATTCTCTTCTCTTTGATAAGAACGACGTGGTCATCCTGGATATGAGTGCAGGCATTGAACATCTTACCCGGGGGACATCTGATGGTGTGGATACAATGATTATTGTTACTGAGCCCACCAAGGTCAGCGTGCAGACTGCTAAGGTAGTTCAAAAGCTGGCCCAAGACCTGGGAATCAGGAAGATAAAAGTTTTGGGTAATAAAATTAGACATAGCAAGGAAGAGGAATTCATTCGTGCCCAATTTACAGAAGATGAACTAATAGGAGTCCTTAAATTCGATGAGGGCGTGTGGGAAACCGCCATGGCTGAAGAGAAGGGTGTTCTGGCGGAAGAAGAGTTATTACCCAACCTGGAGGGAGTTTATAAAAAAATTCTGGAGGAGGTGAAGATTTAG